From Pseudonocardia autotrophica, one genomic window encodes:
- a CDS encoding 1,4-dihydroxy-2-naphthoyl-CoA synthase, whose translation MPVSETFDPDAWKPVEGFAFRDITYHRAVSTGAVRIAFDRPEVLNAFRPGTVDELFTALEHARTSADVGCVLLTGNGPSPKDGKRAFCSGGDQRIRGRTGYQYASGDTADTVEQGRAGRLHILECQRLIRFMPKVVIAVVNGWAAGGGHSLHAVADLTLASAEHARFKQTDADVGSFDGGYGSAYLAKQVGQKFAREIFFLGRTYSAEQMHHMGAVNEVVPHAELESTALQWATEINGKSPTAQRMLKYAFNLADDGLVGQQLFAGEATRLAYMTDEAVEGRDSFLQKREPDWSPFPWYY comes from the coding sequence ATGCCCGTCTCCGAGACCTTCGATCCCGACGCCTGGAAGCCGGTGGAGGGGTTCGCCTTCCGCGACATCACCTACCACCGCGCGGTGTCCACCGGCGCGGTGCGGATCGCGTTCGACCGCCCCGAGGTGCTCAACGCTTTCCGTCCCGGCACCGTCGACGAGCTGTTCACCGCGCTCGAGCACGCCCGCACCAGCGCCGACGTCGGCTGCGTCCTGCTGACCGGCAACGGACCGTCCCCCAAGGACGGCAAGCGGGCCTTCTGCTCCGGCGGCGACCAGCGGATCCGGGGCCGCACGGGTTACCAGTACGCCTCCGGCGACACCGCGGACACCGTCGAGCAGGGCCGCGCCGGGCGCCTGCACATCCTGGAGTGCCAGCGGCTGATCCGGTTCATGCCGAAGGTGGTCATCGCGGTCGTCAACGGGTGGGCCGCCGGCGGCGGGCACTCGCTGCACGCCGTCGCGGACCTGACCCTGGCCAGCGCCGAGCACGCCCGGTTCAAGCAGACAGACGCCGACGTCGGCTCGTTCGACGGCGGATACGGCTCGGCCTACCTGGCCAAACAGGTAGGGCAGAAGTTCGCCCGGGAGATCTTCTTCCTCGGCCGGACCTACTCCGCCGAGCAGATGCACCACATGGGCGCGGTCAACGAGGTCGTGCCGCACGCCGAGCTGGAGAGCACGGCGTTGCAGTGGGCGACCGAGATCAACGGCAAGTCCCCGACCGCGCAGCGGATGCTGAAGTACGCGTTCAACCTGGCCGACGACGGGCTGGTGGGCCAGCAGCTGTTCGCCGGGGAGGCGACCCGGCTGGCCTACATGACCGACGAGGCGGTCGAGGGGCGGGACTCGTTCCTGCAGAAGCGGGAGCCGGACTGGTCGCCGTTCCCCTGGTACTACTAG
- a CDS encoding aminoglycoside phosphotransferase family protein, which yields MSGSGPVDPGARPPVPGPGTLYRTVTRTWGDAGRVWLNGLDDLIAGLTGELGLVPGPVLPQSFHAVRAVTLPDGSPGVLKAGVPDGHLDAEIAALRAYDGHGAVRLLWSDAARGALLLERAVPGSDLSALPDAEATAVIADRLRELHRAPIPDGPEHIRSEQAAFTEHLRRFPGDDPLPRELVEHAAALWRELCDSTPREVLLHGDLHHANVLAATREPWLAIDPHGRTGDPGYDCGQILYNPLDADPAELARRAPARVEQLADVLDLDQDRTLAWGFAVCVLSEVWCAQDGPIDGTALAVARALASRVRD from the coding sequence GTGTCCGGCTCCGGTCCCGTCGATCCCGGCGCCCGGCCGCCCGTCCCGGGTCCGGGCACGCTGTACCGCACCGTCACACGGACCTGGGGCGACGCCGGGCGGGTCTGGCTGAACGGCCTGGACGACCTGATCGCCGGCCTGACCGGCGAGCTCGGCCTGGTGCCGGGGCCGGTGCTGCCGCAGTCGTTCCACGCGGTCCGGGCGGTCACCCTGCCCGACGGCAGCCCGGGCGTGCTCAAGGCCGGTGTGCCGGACGGTCATCTCGACGCCGAGATCGCCGCGCTGCGTGCCTACGACGGCCACGGCGCCGTCCGGCTGCTGTGGTCGGACGCCGCCCGCGGGGCGCTGCTGCTCGAACGCGCCGTGCCCGGCTCCGATCTCAGCGCGTTGCCGGACGCCGAGGCGACCGCGGTGATCGCCGACCGGCTGCGGGAGCTGCACCGGGCACCGATCCCGGACGGGCCGGAGCACATCCGCTCCGAACAGGCCGCATTCACCGAGCACCTGCGCCGCTTCCCCGGCGACGATCCGCTGCCCCGCGAGCTCGTGGAACACGCCGCGGCGCTGTGGCGCGAGCTGTGCGACTCGACGCCCCGCGAGGTGCTGCTGCACGGCGACCTGCACCATGCCAACGTGCTCGCCGCGACCCGCGAACCCTGGCTGGCGATCGACCCGCACGGCCGGACCGGCGATCCGGGCTACGACTGCGGACAGATCCTGTACAACCCGCTCGACGCCGACCCGGCCGAGCTGGCCCGACGGGCACCCGCCCGGGTCGAACAACTCGCCGATGTGCTCGACCTCGACCAGGACCGGACCCTGGCCTGGGGGTTCGCCGTCTGCGTGCTGTCCGAGGTGTGGTGTGCGCAGGACGGGCCGATCGACGGCACCGCGCTCGCCGTGGCCCGGGCACTGGCCTCGCGGGTCCGGGACTGA